Proteins found in one bacterium genomic segment:
- a CDS encoding helix-turn-helix domain-containing protein has product MDKCKFLSVSEAASYLGYSKWTIYDLTRNRRIKYYKGKRFIRFLQEDLDRFLEVKYLPIDVLKSKYN; this is encoded by the coding sequence ATGGATAAATGTAAATTTCTTAGTGTCAGCGAGGCTGCGAGTTACTTAGGCTACTCAAAATGGACTATTTACGACCTTACGCGTAATCGCCGGATTAAATATTACAAAGGCAAGCGATTTATAAGATTTCTTCAAGAAGACTTGGATAGATTCCTTGAGGTAAAATATTTACCAATTGACGTTTTAAAATCAAAATATAACTAA